In a genomic window of Sinorhizobium meliloti:
- a CDS encoding response regulator transcription factor — protein MASLISRLENVSASTHEPERANTIAQAVNEEEKQPLKNVDQRCLLILDGRALGRECLARTLINHGLTMDVAAYGSIDEWREMKGNCPPVAAVLLNVGACKDGEIATEIPKLISLFRPAPVVVLSDSDDIAQILRVLESGAQGYIPTSVGVDVCIEAIGLAIAGGVFVPASSVLAARHLIATERKEVSPLAEMFTVRQAEVVEALRKGKANKIIAYELKLRESTVKVHIRHIMKKLKANNRTEVACKLNGLSSGDILNS, from the coding sequence ATGGCTTCTTTAATATCCAGATTGGAGAATGTGTCGGCGTCCACGCATGAGCCGGAGCGTGCAAATACTATCGCACAAGCGGTCAACGAAGAGGAAAAGCAGCCACTTAAAAACGTAGACCAGCGGTGTTTGCTTATCCTTGATGGGAGGGCGTTAGGTCGCGAATGCTTGGCAAGGACCCTCATCAATCACGGTCTCACCATGGATGTCGCCGCCTACGGGTCGATTGACGAATGGCGGGAGATGAAGGGTAACTGCCCCCCAGTCGCAGCCGTCCTCCTCAATGTCGGCGCGTGCAAAGACGGCGAAATCGCGACAGAGATTCCGAAGCTCATATCCCTATTTCGCCCCGCACCCGTCGTTGTCCTGTCCGACAGCGACGACATTGCCCAAATCTTGCGGGTTCTTGAAAGCGGCGCGCAAGGCTATATCCCGACATCTGTCGGCGTGGACGTGTGCATTGAAGCGATCGGTTTGGCGATAGCCGGCGGCGTCTTTGTGCCGGCGAGCAGCGTGCTGGCGGCACGCCACCTGATCGCGACTGAGAGGAAGGAAGTTTCGCCGCTAGCGGAGATGTTCACCGTTCGTCAAGCGGAAGTGGTCGAGGCGCTGCGAAAAGGCAAGGCGAACAAGATCATAGCCTACGAACTCAAGCTCCGCGAAAGCACGGTCAAGGTCCATATCCGCCACATTATGAAAAAACTGAAGGCGAACAACCGAACCGAGGTAGCTTGCAAGTTGAACGGCCTCTCTTCAGGCGATATACTCAACTCTTGA
- a CDS encoding nucleotide sugar dehydrogenase → MQHMNTGPDAEELLNRIRTRDCTIGIMGLGYVGLPLALSSLEAGFRVIGFDIDQSRVALLNRGESGIKHLPGPAIQQAVDSKRFRATSDFSALSMPDAILIAVPTPLTRNREPNLSFVENSARAIADRLRPGQLVVLESTTWPGTTREIVRPLLEATNLVLGKDFYLAYSPEREDPGNEVHTTTSVPKVIGADDPSSLEIAQALYSQIIVRTVPVTSTATAEAVKLTENIFRSVNIALVNELKVIFDRMGIDVWEVIEAAKTKPFGYMAFYPGPGLGGHCIPIDPFYLTWKAREYEVATRFIELAGEVNTNMPHYVVDRLVEALDRKARRGLNESRILLIGMAYKKNVGDTRESPSLRLIDLMERRGAVVDYHDPYVPEIPATREYAALAGRRSVDISADRLASFDAIVITTDHDAIDWGTVVEGAKLVVDTRNVCARFHVSAPNVIKA, encoded by the coding sequence ATGCAACACATGAACACTGGTCCTGATGCCGAAGAACTGCTGAACCGCATCCGGACGCGGGACTGCACGATCGGCATCATGGGGCTTGGATATGTCGGGTTGCCGCTCGCTCTGAGCTCGCTTGAGGCGGGATTCAGGGTTATCGGTTTCGACATCGACCAGTCGCGGGTCGCGCTGCTTAACCGTGGCGAAAGCGGAATAAAGCATCTGCCTGGCCCAGCCATCCAACAGGCTGTTGACAGCAAGCGGTTTCGCGCCACGAGCGATTTCTCTGCGTTGAGCATGCCTGATGCGATCCTGATAGCGGTTCCGACGCCGCTTACCAGAAATCGGGAGCCAAACCTGTCGTTTGTCGAAAACAGCGCGAGGGCGATCGCTGACCGGCTCCGTCCTGGGCAACTTGTCGTCTTAGAGTCGACCACTTGGCCAGGCACGACACGAGAAATCGTGCGGCCGCTGCTGGAAGCGACGAACCTTGTTCTCGGAAAGGATTTTTATCTTGCATATTCGCCCGAGCGCGAAGACCCCGGAAACGAAGTGCACACTACCACCAGTGTTCCGAAGGTGATCGGCGCCGACGATCCGTCTTCACTGGAAATTGCGCAAGCACTGTACAGCCAGATTATCGTGCGGACTGTTCCGGTGACTTCAACCGCAACCGCGGAGGCGGTCAAGCTAACGGAGAACATATTTCGCTCCGTGAACATTGCCTTGGTCAACGAGCTGAAGGTCATCTTCGACCGGATGGGCATCGATGTTTGGGAAGTGATCGAAGCCGCCAAGACAAAGCCGTTCGGATATATGGCGTTCTACCCAGGACCAGGTCTCGGCGGCCACTGCATCCCCATCGACCCGTTCTACCTGACATGGAAGGCTCGCGAGTACGAAGTAGCAACGCGCTTCATAGAATTAGCTGGAGAGGTCAACACGAACATGCCGCACTACGTTGTTGACCGCCTTGTGGAGGCTTTGGACCGCAAAGCCCGCCGCGGCTTGAACGAATCTCGGATCCTATTGATCGGGATGGCTTACAAGAAGAATGTGGGGGATACACGAGAGAGCCCGTCGCTGAGGCTAATCGACCTGATGGAGCGACGGGGCGCAGTCGTTGACTACCACGACCCTTACGTGCCTGAGATTCCCGCCACAAGAGAGTATGCCGCGTTAGCAGGTCGGCGCTCGGTGGATATTTCAGCCGACCGCCTGGCCTCGTTTGATGCCATTGTCATCACGACAGATCATGATGCCATTGATTGGGGAACCGTCGTTGAAGGTGCAAAGCTGGTGGTCGACACCAGAAATGTCTGTGCACGCTTCCATGTGAGCGCCCCTAATGTAATAAAGGCATAA
- a CDS encoding DUF4334 domain-containing protein, translating into MRDVTPNPGGAPGSAGKERINLVNAQQTALKEFQFLSPLEPREIVGLWRGRGIPTGHPLDGVLENLGWFGKRFNACMRADALLFWSGKRRLIAIDPGIVPLRLALRFHKVGRMRIARNLFSHLQCGLRAKGPVASLRTMPFSGVASAAMLYDNQPIVDYFRRIDQHRIMGAMTIRADERIYFFELKRVDEP; encoded by the coding sequence ATGCGCGACGTGACGCCAAATCCAGGCGGCGCGCCAGGCAGCGCCGGAAAGGAGAGGATTAATCTGGTGAACGCACAGCAGACAGCACTTAAGGAATTTCAATTCTTATCACCGCTTGAGCCACGCGAAATCGTCGGACTATGGAGAGGGCGCGGCATCCCGACAGGGCATCCGCTCGACGGCGTTTTGGAAAACCTCGGCTGGTTCGGCAAGCGATTTAACGCATGCATGCGCGCGGATGCGCTGCTGTTTTGGTCGGGCAAGCGGCGGTTGATCGCGATCGACCCCGGGATAGTACCGCTTCGCCTGGCGCTTCGCTTCCATAAGGTCGGCAGGATGCGCATTGCTCGAAATCTGTTTTCGCATCTTCAATGCGGACTTCGCGCGAAAGGTCCTGTTGCCTCCCTGAGAACGATGCCGTTTAGCGGCGTTGCGAGCGCGGCGATGCTCTACGACAATCAACCGATTGTCGATTATTTCCGCCGAATCGATCAACACAGGATCATGGGAGCGATGACGATCAGGGCCGACGAGCGTATCTACTTCTTCGAACTTAAGCGGGTGGATGAACCTTGA
- a CDS encoding thermonuclease family protein, with product MNSHRSIGVTLALLLIAHSTFAADPITGRATVIDGDTIEIQGERIRMHGVDAPESWQKCENDDGSSYRCGREAAQELARFLAESRPTRCEFVERDRYKRFVGICFRSDGRDVNRWLVESGNAVDWTRYSNGAYANAQERARSQRAGIWRGNFELPCNARAARAKREASC from the coding sequence ATGAACTCGCATCGGTCGATTGGCGTCACTCTGGCTCTTCTACTTATCGCGCATTCCACGTTTGCGGCCGATCCGATCACCGGACGCGCGACCGTGATTGACGGTGACACGATCGAGATCCAAGGCGAGCGCATCCGCATGCACGGTGTCGATGCGCCGGAGAGCTGGCAGAAATGCGAGAATGACGACGGCAGCAGCTATCGGTGCGGAAGAGAGGCGGCCCAAGAACTCGCTCGGTTTCTTGCCGAGTCCCGCCCTACCCGCTGCGAGTTCGTTGAGCGCGATCGATATAAGCGGTTCGTGGGAATCTGCTTCCGCTCCGATGGCCGAGACGTCAATCGCTGGCTGGTTGAGAGCGGCAATGCTGTGGATTGGACGCGGTATAGCAATGGCGCCTACGCCAATGCTCAAGAGCGCGCAAGGTCTCAAAGGGCCGGAATCTGGCGCGGCAATTTCGAGCTGCCTTGCAATGCTCGCGCCGCGCGTGCAAAGCGCGAGGCATCCTGCTAA
- a CDS encoding class I SAM-dependent methyltransferase: MMGGEKSMYRQARNAVRDLLRRRAPYLIRYISTFHLTDDRILLETVILPYLRDDPAVKRVLFVGCEWYTKPCESKFRAKEYWTIDIDPNKRRFGARRHMVDALRNLERHRPADYFDAVICNGVFMKTAIETRDDAEASFRACWRCLRPGGWFVLGWNDVDELRPYPPSESPTLAAFTRTSFPPLGASEHRTDTSYGHTYTFFRKSEAIQEGI, from the coding sequence ATGATGGGAGGCGAGAAGAGCATGTACAGACAAGCGCGAAATGCGGTGCGCGACCTCCTTCGGAGGCGCGCGCCCTATCTGATTCGCTACATCAGTACGTTTCATCTCACCGATGACCGCATACTCCTCGAGACGGTTATTCTCCCCTATCTGCGCGACGATCCTGCTGTAAAACGTGTCCTGTTTGTCGGCTGCGAGTGGTACACGAAGCCTTGTGAATCGAAGTTTCGCGCCAAGGAATATTGGACGATCGACATAGATCCCAATAAGCGCCGCTTCGGTGCGCGACGCCATATGGTTGACGCTCTGAGGAACCTGGAACGGCATAGGCCCGCCGATTACTTCGACGCGGTTATCTGCAACGGCGTCTTCATGAAAACGGCAATCGAAACGCGCGACGACGCTGAAGCCTCGTTCCGGGCATGCTGGCGTTGTCTGCGCCCCGGCGGCTGGTTCGTTCTCGGCTGGAATGACGTCGACGAGTTGCGCCCCTATCCTCCCTCGGAGAGCCCGACGCTTGCGGCTTTTACGCGCACTTCATTTCCCCCGCTAGGTGCGAGCGAGCATCGGACGGACACAAGCTACGGACACACTTATACGTTTTTCAGGAAGTCTGAAGCCATTCAGGAAGGCATTTAA
- a CDS encoding lipopolysaccharide biosynthesis protein, whose translation MTSLGKKVLSSAAWAAVETWGRQVAMFAVFIILARHLGPEEFGLATLAMVAPTILATVVTRGIPDALVQRAEIEPIHLDSAFWLLVATGATLSALIWAFAGVVAELFGEPLLEGLVRWTGIIVVVQSLAAVPTAVLKRELNFRLFTLRTLTGTMVGGTVGLTMAIAGYGMWSLVLMQVAKAIVETTVILLGSSWRPRMAYSYARCRELFGFAGPIVVQTLWTFVNEEIPKVILGLFFGPVAVGVYAIARRPLDLLGEFLLGPLAAITMPAVARVQREPDKIDHFFNTSVRMAAIAGFPAFVGFAAIAPVAVPLVFGPQWTNAVVAVQILMILGLQRTIDSLCAYTILALGQSSLVLKLNMIYTLFSLVLLTAAAQISLEAVIAALVACNLLLLPVFLFYVQHTAHIDVSKPLAIFPRLAGAAALMFVIVSAWLLAAPDDLPQAVTVAAGIAIGAPIYIAAAVLLVRADLLKARDMLLSLRE comes from the coding sequence ATGACTTCGCTAGGCAAAAAGGTTCTCAGCAGCGCGGCATGGGCAGCTGTCGAGACATGGGGCCGCCAAGTCGCCATGTTCGCCGTCTTCATCATTCTGGCCCGCCATCTCGGCCCGGAGGAATTCGGTCTCGCCACACTTGCCATGGTTGCTCCAACCATTCTAGCAACGGTGGTGACGAGAGGGATACCTGATGCACTTGTCCAGCGCGCGGAGATCGAGCCCATTCATCTGGATTCAGCGTTCTGGCTGCTTGTTGCGACCGGCGCAACGCTGAGCGCTCTCATCTGGGCGTTCGCCGGAGTGGTCGCCGAGCTCTTCGGCGAACCGCTTCTCGAGGGCCTCGTGCGCTGGACCGGCATAATTGTTGTGGTTCAGTCCTTGGCGGCAGTCCCAACAGCAGTCCTCAAGAGAGAGCTGAATTTTCGCCTCTTCACACTGCGCACACTGACCGGAACGATGGTCGGCGGGACCGTGGGTTTGACCATGGCGATCGCCGGCTACGGCATGTGGAGCCTGGTCTTGATGCAGGTCGCGAAGGCGATTGTAGAAACAACCGTTATTCTTCTCGGGAGTTCGTGGCGGCCCCGTATGGCGTACTCTTACGCGCGCTGCCGCGAATTGTTCGGGTTTGCCGGCCCCATCGTCGTCCAAACTCTATGGACCTTCGTGAACGAAGAGATTCCAAAAGTCATCCTTGGTCTGTTTTTCGGGCCTGTTGCTGTTGGCGTTTACGCCATCGCCCGTCGCCCCCTTGACCTTTTGGGGGAGTTCCTACTCGGTCCTCTGGCGGCGATAACGATGCCCGCCGTGGCCAGAGTTCAACGCGAACCGGACAAGATCGATCACTTCTTCAACACAAGCGTGCGGATGGCCGCAATTGCTGGCTTTCCCGCCTTCGTGGGCTTTGCCGCGATCGCGCCTGTCGCCGTTCCCTTGGTCTTCGGACCACAATGGACAAACGCCGTGGTCGCCGTCCAGATCCTCATGATACTGGGATTGCAGCGTACGATCGACAGCTTGTGTGCGTATACGATCCTTGCGCTCGGGCAATCGAGTTTGGTCCTGAAACTAAATATGATTTACACGCTTTTCAGTCTCGTCCTGCTCACCGCCGCAGCACAGATTAGTCTGGAGGCAGTAATTGCTGCGCTCGTCGCCTGTAACTTGCTCCTGCTGCCGGTCTTTCTCTTCTACGTACAGCATACCGCTCATATCGACGTGTCGAAGCCATTGGCAATCTTCCCGAGATTGGCGGGCGCGGCCGCACTCATGTTCGTGATCGTTAGTGCATGGTTGCTGGCCGCCCCGGATGATCTCCCGCAGGCTGTCACAGTGGCAGCAGGGATCGCGATTGGCGCTCCCATCTATATTGCCGCAGCCGTCCTGCTGGTGCGTGCGGACCTGCTCAAAGCTCGCGACATGCTTCTAAGCCTTCGCGAATAG
- a CDS encoding VCBS repeat-containing protein, producing MIGRHFQTSPAVSLLRGCLQTMKCSHATGSIFSELRRAVFILAVSVATTNCDVSHGNENPQDIALNGLTFERQEIADHSGDVKLVGDIDGDGQLDFVLGGLPDDPLSWWHGPDLRKTAIATARIEFTTDGALADVDGDGDLDIVTADGPDGVNLIWFENPRPKGDPADGHNWKRHEIGAAGGWGKDIKAADFDGDGRLDIVVRAPGEVMVFFQNEPIAWIRVAFSSFNLGEEGMAIGDIDSDGNIDLVLCGVWAHNPGGVAARDAPQWQSYPVGPFNPAFKALVIDIDQDGRVDILSSSSEHTADVAWFRAENGPSGHWVRHVIQPAVAGAHTLQAADMDRDGDIDIVVGQMHQTEERTLAVHYNLDGRGTRWTRQIIDDTGLHNGVVADVDSDDDFDIYGANWAGHPPLRVWINLLNTPAPIRRLDRWVYHRITNAHVRSFGLAFADMDGDGRMDIVSGPFWYRQPPLPWQKGWEQIRLGEGLDAVGALDFDGDGHAEATAQRNRGKTLQFHWLKTVDAVAHKFEEHVIGEVPAATHDLGSQGHVFAQIVEGGLPELAVSSGGGVFYFTIPEDPAAPWPRARICAEASDEGIAFTDLDGDGLIDLVASTGETKEVAWWRNPGDGSEDWQRRDVAKVPEMIYPDRVAAADLDGDGHPDIVVTEENGAADGARASWWRGPATASFDWERHEITSRGSLNSLSVADMDGDGRLDLVMAEHRGALRMSVWRNVGGGNFIEQLIGEGFESHLGARAVDLDGDGDLDIVSIGWDAPGAIHAWRNDAVEQMPAAPEPSQLRR from the coding sequence GAAAATCCCCAAGATATAGCCCTTAATGGCCTTACGTTCGAACGGCAGGAAATCGCCGATCATTCGGGAGATGTGAAGCTCGTCGGCGACATTGATGGTGATGGTCAACTCGATTTTGTTCTCGGCGGACTTCCAGATGATCCGCTGTCATGGTGGCACGGTCCCGATCTGCGCAAGACCGCCATCGCCACCGCCCGCATCGAGTTCACTACCGATGGCGCGCTTGCCGATGTCGACGGCGATGGTGATCTCGACATTGTCACCGCCGACGGGCCTGACGGAGTTAATTTAATCTGGTTCGAAAATCCGCGCCCGAAAGGAGACCCGGCCGATGGTCACAATTGGAAACGCCACGAGATCGGAGCAGCCGGCGGTTGGGGCAAGGACATTAAGGCTGCCGATTTTGACGGCGACGGTCGTTTAGACATCGTCGTACGAGCGCCTGGTGAAGTAATGGTCTTTTTCCAGAACGAGCCGATCGCCTGGATCCGTGTCGCCTTTTCTTCCTTCAATCTGGGCGAAGAGGGCATGGCGATCGGAGACATCGACAGCGACGGCAATATCGACCTGGTCCTGTGCGGTGTATGGGCGCACAATCCCGGCGGAGTAGCGGCACGCGATGCACCTCAATGGCAGAGCTATCCGGTTGGCCCGTTCAACCCGGCATTCAAGGCGCTCGTTATCGATATCGACCAAGACGGGCGTGTCGACATTCTGTCGTCGAGTTCAGAGCACACGGCTGATGTCGCGTGGTTCCGCGCCGAAAACGGACCGTCTGGCCATTGGGTCCGCCATGTCATTCAACCAGCCGTGGCAGGTGCTCACACGCTACAGGCAGCCGACATGGACAGGGATGGCGATATCGACATTGTGGTCGGGCAAATGCATCAGACGGAGGAGCGGACCCTCGCCGTCCATTATAACCTTGACGGTCGCGGAACGCGCTGGACCCGGCAGATCATAGACGATACCGGTTTGCACAACGGCGTTGTCGCGGACGTCGATAGCGACGACGATTTCGATATCTATGGCGCCAACTGGGCGGGTCATCCGCCCCTCAGGGTCTGGATCAACCTTCTCAACACGCCCGCCCCGATCCGTCGGCTCGATAGGTGGGTCTATCACCGGATCACGAACGCGCATGTGCGTTCTTTCGGGCTGGCCTTCGCCGATATGGATGGCGACGGGCGAATGGACATTGTGTCCGGCCCGTTTTGGTACCGTCAGCCACCCTTGCCGTGGCAGAAGGGGTGGGAGCAGATCCGGCTGGGCGAAGGATTGGACGCGGTCGGAGCCCTCGATTTTGACGGCGACGGGCACGCGGAAGCCACCGCCCAGCGCAACAGGGGCAAAACGTTGCAATTCCATTGGCTGAAAACTGTCGATGCTGTAGCGCACAAGTTCGAAGAGCACGTAATTGGCGAGGTGCCTGCAGCGACGCATGACCTCGGCTCGCAAGGCCACGTATTCGCACAGATCGTTGAAGGAGGTCTTCCGGAGCTGGCGGTCTCGAGCGGTGGCGGGGTCTTCTATTTCACGATCCCCGAGGATCCGGCTGCTCCCTGGCCGAGGGCGCGCATCTGCGCAGAGGCCTCCGATGAGGGAATAGCCTTCACCGATCTCGATGGCGATGGCCTGATTGACCTCGTCGCCTCGACGGGGGAAACCAAGGAGGTCGCCTGGTGGCGCAACCCCGGCGATGGTTCGGAAGATTGGCAGCGACGGGACGTCGCGAAAGTGCCAGAAATGATTTACCCGGATCGGGTGGCGGCGGCTGACCTCGACGGCGACGGTCACCCGGACATCGTCGTGACGGAGGAAAACGGCGCCGCTGACGGTGCGCGGGCCTCTTGGTGGCGCGGCCCAGCCACTGCCTCATTCGATTGGGAGCGGCACGAAATCACTTCGCGAGGCTCACTCAACAGCCTTTCGGTCGCTGATATGGACGGCGATGGCAGGTTGGACCTAGTCATGGCCGAGCACCGCGGCGCGCTTCGGATGTCGGTTTGGCGCAATGTGGGCGGCGGAAATTTTATCGAGCAGTTGATCGGGGAAGGTTTCGAAAGCCATCTCGGCGCGCGCGCGGTCGATCTCGACGGCGATGGCGATCTCGACATCGTTTCGATCGGATGGGACGCCCCGGGTGCCATCCATGCCTGGCGTAATGATGCGGTCGAGCAAATGCCGGCGGCCCCTGAACCGAGCCAGTTACGACGATAA
- a CDS encoding glycosyltransferase family 4 protein gives MKLVYVGQPYDRLFPPVQNSIGLIVYNTALHLSDSLHITVYGRHYRDDRVPADLPFALRRAPVRRDRLLQKVIREFPRSARWAQLDRKADDHSQYRNEIRRYLALDRPDIVHLMNYWKWSRALKAPGSSHRLVLEMQCEWLSQRDRDQVASQLEVVDAVVAVSDHIAETFRSAFPDYPGAVASVGNGVDVFHFRPGEAGAPGDPRTGRVILFVGRISPEKGLHTLVEAFSEVALRFPDVELRIAGPYSPLPVDFLTSLSSDPRVIDLNRFYDQWNRCRYQEHLDELIDRHRLRDRIRFVGNVSHKELVAAYHDADIVVNPSLSESFGISVVEGMACGIPVVGTRVGGMCESILDGHTGMLVEADAPGELSQALITVLDDPARARGMGNEGRERAVALYSWGARAERLRSVYERVSTGDPSS, from the coding sequence ATGAAGCTGGTCTATGTCGGGCAGCCCTACGATAGACTTTTCCCGCCGGTTCAGAATTCGATCGGGCTGATTGTCTACAATACTGCGCTTCATCTCAGTGACAGCTTGCATATCACGGTCTATGGAAGACACTACCGGGACGACAGAGTTCCCGCGGACCTGCCGTTCGCTTTGCGGCGAGCTCCGGTACGGCGCGACAGGCTGCTGCAGAAGGTTATCCGCGAGTTTCCTCGCTCGGCGCGTTGGGCGCAACTGGACCGGAAGGCTGACGACCATTCCCAATATAGGAACGAAATTCGTCGTTATCTGGCCTTGGACAGGCCGGATATCGTCCATCTGATGAACTATTGGAAGTGGAGCCGGGCTCTAAAGGCGCCTGGCTCATCTCATAGGCTCGTGCTCGAGATGCAATGCGAGTGGTTGTCGCAGCGTGACCGGGATCAGGTGGCCTCCCAACTTGAGGTAGTGGATGCCGTGGTCGCCGTCAGCGATCACATAGCCGAAACATTTCGTTCTGCATTCCCGGACTATCCCGGAGCTGTTGCCTCTGTCGGCAATGGCGTCGATGTCTTCCATTTTCGGCCGGGCGAAGCGGGAGCACCAGGTGACCCAAGAACCGGGCGTGTAATCCTGTTCGTCGGGCGAATATCACCAGAAAAGGGGCTTCACACGCTCGTAGAGGCCTTCAGTGAAGTCGCGCTGCGCTTCCCGGACGTGGAACTGCGGATCGCGGGGCCCTATTCTCCTCTCCCTGTTGACTTCCTGACCAGCCTCTCGTCAGACCCCCGTGTCATAGATCTCAACCGTTTCTACGACCAATGGAACAGATGCAGATATCAGGAACACCTGGACGAACTCATAGATCGCCACAGGCTACGGGATCGGATCCGATTCGTTGGCAATGTGTCCCACAAGGAACTCGTTGCGGCCTACCACGACGCCGATATCGTGGTGAATCCGTCGCTCAGCGAGAGCTTTGGGATTTCTGTCGTGGAAGGAATGGCCTGCGGAATTCCGGTGGTGGGAACGCGGGTCGGGGGTATGTGTGAATCCATCCTGGACGGACATACCGGGATGTTGGTGGAGGCCGATGCTCCGGGCGAACTCTCGCAGGCACTGATCACCGTTCTGGATGATCCCGCCCGCGCAAGAGGAATGGGGAACGAAGGACGCGAGCGCGCCGTGGCGCTTTATTCTTGGGGCGCGCGCGCGGAGCGGCTAAGGTCCGTTTATGAGCGGGTGAGCACAGGAGACCCTAGTAGCTAA
- a CDS encoding FkbM family methyltransferase yields the protein MRLVSRLLDLFSERRVVATGEAAGLTLVSRDADPDFRRGTYERPIQQAIASNLAPGGAFFDIGANIGFFSLIAARRVGREGQVYAFEPVPRNAAAIRRSAQLNGFDAIRVFPEAVGATTGRAELLLARHIGGAALASAEAPPDMNGYLEVDVTTLDDAIARHGLRPPSLVKIDVEGAEIEVLRGMTETLRAHRPSIIYEIDDATRDGLDRKARQIAALLTSAGYVLAALPPSYTEQSWHVQHLFAEAM from the coding sequence ATGAGACTGGTTTCAAGGCTGCTTGACCTTTTTTCGGAAAGACGTGTGGTTGCCACGGGAGAGGCCGCCGGATTGACGCTGGTCTCTAGAGATGCCGATCCGGACTTCAGGCGCGGTACCTATGAGCGCCCAATCCAACAGGCGATTGCATCGAATTTGGCGCCTGGTGGCGCCTTCTTCGATATCGGCGCCAATATCGGCTTCTTCTCCCTCATCGCTGCGCGCCGGGTCGGAAGGGAAGGCCAAGTCTACGCTTTTGAGCCGGTGCCGAGGAATGCCGCCGCGATCCGTCGAAGCGCGCAGCTCAACGGCTTCGACGCCATTCGGGTGTTCCCCGAAGCTGTTGGGGCTACGACCGGCCGGGCAGAGCTTCTGTTGGCGCGCCACATCGGGGGCGCTGCACTTGCCTCGGCCGAGGCACCACCCGATATGAACGGCTATCTTGAAGTCGATGTGACAACACTTGACGACGCGATCGCCCGGCACGGCCTGCGGCCCCCGTCGCTGGTCAAGATTGATGTCGAAGGTGCCGAGATTGAGGTCCTTCGCGGCATGACGGAAACCTTGCGAGCCCATCGACCGAGTATCATCTACGAAATCGATGACGCGACGCGCGATGGTCTTGACCGTAAGGCTCGCCAAATCGCCGCGCTTCTGACATCGGCCGGCTATGTTCTCGCAGCACTGCCGCCGTCCTATACCGAGCAGTCTTGGCACGTCCAACATTTGTTCGCGGAAGCAATGTAA
- a CDS encoding NAD-dependent epimerase/dehydratase family protein: protein MTQSILITGGAGNIGSALTRALVKLPQTQVVVADNLSTGSRDKVQIDAGNLTVIKADANDFDDISSLFYRFHFTHVFHFAAVVGVQRTLANPLLVLRDIAGIENVLRLCKNTGAERVYFASSSEVYGEPFEIPQNENTTPLNSRLPYAVVKNLGEVYLRTYQREFGLPFTIFRFFNTYGPRQSEDFVLPRFVRTALLGEPLTIYGDGSQTRTFCYVDDTVDTCIAVHRTRSHENDVINVGSDLEVSIRQLAEIVIGVLGSSSKLEFRPPLAEGDMTRRCPDTSKMKALLNRSLVPLEEGIRRLAEHVSKSESSPELRKVA from the coding sequence ATGACACAGTCAATTTTGATCACCGGAGGTGCGGGCAACATCGGCAGCGCACTCACTCGCGCCTTGGTCAAACTCCCTCAGACCCAAGTGGTCGTGGCTGACAACTTGTCGACCGGCAGTCGCGATAAAGTACAAATCGACGCCGGAAACCTGACCGTCATAAAGGCGGATGCGAACGATTTCGACGACATCTCCTCCTTGTTCTATCGCTTCCATTTCACACATGTCTTCCATTTCGCAGCCGTCGTCGGCGTGCAGCGCACCTTGGCAAACCCATTACTCGTACTGCGCGATATTGCCGGAATAGAGAACGTGCTGAGACTGTGCAAGAACACGGGCGCCGAGCGTGTGTACTTCGCTTCCTCATCAGAAGTTTATGGGGAGCCATTTGAGATTCCCCAAAATGAGAACACCACGCCGCTGAACTCGCGCTTGCCATATGCTGTCGTGAAGAATCTTGGAGAAGTCTATCTACGCACCTATCAGCGTGAATTCGGACTCCCCTTCACGATTTTCCGCTTCTTCAACACCTATGGACCGCGCCAGAGCGAAGATTTCGTGCTGCCGCGATTTGTGCGTACTGCACTTCTCGGCGAGCCCCTGACCATTTACGGGGATGGTTCGCAAACGCGCACCTTCTGTTATGTTGACGACACGGTTGACACGTGCATTGCGGTGCACCGAACTCGCTCGCACGAGAACGATGTCATCAACGTCGGCAGCGATCTGGAAGTGAGCATTCGACAACTCGCCGAAATTGTCATCGGTGTGCTGGGCTCATCGTCGAAATTGGAGTTCCGTCCGCCGCTTGCAGAGGGCGACATGACGCGCCGGTGCCCTGACACGAGTAAGATGAAGGCACTCTTGAACCGTTCCTTGGTTCCACTCGAAGAGGGCATCAGGCGCCTTGCCGAACACGTCTCCAAGTCGGAAAGCTCTCCTGAGCTCAGAAAAGTCGCGTGA